The proteins below come from a single Saccharopolyspora sp. SCSIO 74807 genomic window:
- a CDS encoding pentapeptide repeat-containing protein: MREFRLRRLRRQMRWLPRVFWLRRLGVALVVVGLACGLPVDWLALLRSTEHALLRIGFPGALAGTGLALLVIATIANKALRPNRNPTNSQPEVRPLRWWWVLLVALSITAVSGLVLLKLLDVAAQAPPAEIAKIRIEAVRTTLTLAAGLVGVVALVFTSRRQWLAEHSQRHTESDAAEQRATDLYSAAAAQLDSDKAPVRLAGLYTLERIGQVNKSQRQTVINLLCAYLRVHFTHPNEPNDGALSKPADASAQEPFLIDLAPTLAAAAGLSLDGVERQEGELEVRRAAQNLICSHLRPDFWDKNGRPGGRDFWGDLRIDLSSAVLHDWDASRCSIHGNFSKAQFHGETRFSRAHVSSSNFSGAKFFGEVRFGDRFHKGGQFEGIVSFMRARFYDVASFEGLTIEESANFLEAEFERSVKFDEKLHAKKVDLYGARVRRDPKGKLPEPTWPSGWKLTGPVESPEGKAGRWDEFVPQAFPGPLVWDPLSSDSSGERRE, from the coding sequence GTGCGTGAGTTCAGGTTGAGACGATTGCGTCGGCAGATGCGCTGGCTTCCCCGTGTTTTCTGGCTACGTCGTTTAGGCGTGGCACTCGTGGTTGTTGGCTTGGCATGCGGGCTACCCGTGGATTGGCTTGCACTATTGCGGTCAACAGAACATGCGCTCTTGCGCATAGGATTCCCTGGGGCGCTGGCAGGAACAGGATTGGCACTGCTTGTTATAGCCACCATAGCCAACAAGGCTTTGCGGCCTAATAGGAATCCCACTAACTCGCAGCCGGAAGTGCGCCCCCTTCGATGGTGGTGGGTACTGCTTGTGGCCTTGAGCATTACGGCGGTCAGTGGCCTCGTGCTGCTCAAGCTGCTCGACGTCGCCGCCCAGGCTCCGCCCGCAGAGATCGCCAAGATTCGAATCGAGGCGGTTCGGACTACATTGACTTTGGCTGCGGGTCTGGTCGGTGTTGTTGCACTGGTGTTTACCTCTCGTCGGCAGTGGCTCGCCGAGCATTCGCAGCGCCACACCGAGAGCGATGCGGCTGAGCAACGAGCGACCGATCTTTATAGCGCGGCAGCAGCGCAATTAGATTCGGACAAAGCTCCTGTTCGCTTGGCAGGACTTTACACACTGGAAAGAATTGGACAGGTAAACAAAAGCCAAAGGCAGACAGTAATTAACCTACTGTGTGCTTACCTTAGAGTTCATTTTACTCATCCGAATGAACCAAACGACGGCGCGCTAAGCAAGCCCGCGGATGCATCCGCACAGGAACCCTTTTTGATCGATTTGGCGCCCACCCTAGCAGCAGCTGCAGGACTATCGCTAGATGGAGTTGAACGCCAGGAAGGGGAACTCGAAGTCCGCCGAGCCGCTCAAAATTTGATCTGCAGTCATCTTCGTCCAGATTTCTGGGACAAAAATGGCCGCCCTGGCGGCAGAGATTTTTGGGGAGATCTGAGAATCGACCTGTCTAGTGCAGTTCTTCACGACTGGGACGCATCGAGATGCTCGATACATGGTAACTTCTCGAAAGCTCAGTTCCATGGTGAAACAAGATTCTCCCGCGCACATGTATCCTCCTCGAACTTTTCCGGCGCGAAATTTTTCGGCGAAGTCAGGTTTGGCGACCGTTTTCATAAGGGTGGCCAATTCGAAGGGATAGTGAGCTTCATGAGAGCTCGATTTTATGATGTTGCTTCCTTCGAGGGATTAACCATCGAGGAGTCGGCGAACTTCCTAGAGGCAGAATTTGAACGAAGCGTCAAATTTGACGAAAAGTTACACGCGAAAAAGGTAGACCTATACGGTGCACGAGTTCGCAGAGACCCCAAAGGAAAACTACCAGAGCCCACCTGGCCTAGCGGTTGGAAGCTTACAGGACCGGTGGAGTCCCCTGAGGGGAAAGCTGGCCGCTGGGATGAGTTTGTTCCTCAAGCTTTTCCTGGCCCGTTGGTCTGGGATCCGCTTTCCTCAGATTCCAGCGGAGAACGCCGGGAATAG
- a CDS encoding DUF2637 domain-containing protein, which produces MTSTPSPTSPTPDRSLHLQCACTLLVAVGAAYVSYRHGREFALRFGADETTATLWPLIVDGLLTMATIELWKTGHRHRATGQWKAWLSFVLGIGLSLCANIASAPELNSFSIAVAACPPLALLLSVELLNQALKRRHAETASGIGHQSDENASPEPHSPDMGETRSLPEESGASAEVPALRTVVNNAPGHSTNSHDADSGFPHDEDADPLREEAHRLDVEHWNLHQRPISADTLRRKLNIGSKRARTLTHHIRQHRQPTAALPAAR; this is translated from the coding sequence ATGACCAGCACGCCATCCCCAACAAGCCCCACCCCCGATCGATCACTGCACCTGCAATGCGCGTGCACGCTCCTGGTAGCCGTCGGCGCGGCCTACGTCTCCTACCGGCACGGCCGCGAGTTCGCCCTACGGTTCGGCGCCGACGAGACCACCGCAACTCTCTGGCCGCTCATCGTTGATGGCTTGTTGACGATGGCGACCATCGAGCTGTGGAAAACCGGTCACCGTCATCGCGCCACCGGGCAATGGAAAGCATGGTTGTCCTTCGTTCTCGGCATCGGACTCTCCCTATGCGCCAACATCGCTTCCGCACCCGAGCTGAACTCCTTCTCCATCGCCGTCGCCGCCTGCCCACCCCTAGCACTGCTGCTATCGGTCGAACTACTCAACCAGGCTCTCAAGCGGCGCCACGCGGAGACAGCGAGCGGCATCGGTCACCAGTCAGACGAGAACGCATCACCAGAGCCGCACTCACCGGACATGGGTGAAACCCGCTCGTTGCCAGAGGAGTCCGGGGCGAGTGCCGAGGTGCCAGCGCTGCGCACGGTCGTGAACAACGCGCCTGGTCACAGCACCAACAGCCACGATGCTGACTCAGGATTTCCGCACGATGAGGATGCTGATCCGCTGCGCGAAGAAGCCCACAGGCTCGACGTCGAACACTGGAACCTGCACCAGCGCCCGATCTCAGCCGACACCCTCCGCCGCAAGCTCAATATCGGCTCGAAACGAGCCCGCACCCTTACCCACCACATCCGCCAACACCGCCAACCAACTGCAGCGCTGCCAGCGGCGCGATGA
- a CDS encoding NB-ARC domain-containing protein, with product MIIQGNGVGPITFAAPAMPYVGPPQPLAPPDYFVDREDQFRDIRELADTTGPSCPRPPVGVVAGIRGVGKTALLRKAGADLSGSFSDGILHVAYGPHEKTPHDAMARMLAQMHFPQDRVPSDTAMRADCLRAMLARKRVVILLDNVTNPEQVTSVLPTSGTALVLVATDRPALLEDLYVDGALPLDLRQLDSDDAVDLLFQICSECPIKKDSAEVKELAALCGCLPLALRIVGAQLVMRPWLTVSDLVEELRTSGSRTERKVLAQLSAAFDLVYRNLTKTQKEVYRALGLFRGSHFSAEPLAAMLKRDVKSVRDDLRELHLTCVVNWQQDELYSIHRLVRLHACRVSQVEDSKRRRSRMLRRAVNWWHFGTRVCDVTLSGTERLRITEPTDIPTIDREYAWSWFNREQSNIAAMIEAAAVKGWHRRVWQLFEAFFPFLDLRRPLSVWLQTALLAVDAAKHDDHRAAEARCRCLLAKVYQEYEKYSDAREELENAAALAANCGERLIASIHDFTGNLALREKRPGDALEHFLASLEINIRLGRRRGTAMQTWFVGRALRDLGRHDEAEERFAAAHQGILDAGSPDLAPRVLIDIAVLRADRGYVNETRALLDQAQEQATKFGNLTVEADVVMLRAELAGRCGDAAAESAYRNEAARLFERMGSPRAAHILANLRTDTHEATP from the coding sequence GTGATCATCCAGGGTAATGGCGTTGGCCCTATTACGTTCGCTGCGCCAGCGATGCCGTACGTCGGACCACCACAACCTTTGGCGCCACCGGACTACTTTGTCGATCGCGAGGATCAATTCCGAGACATCCGCGAGCTAGCGGACACCACGGGACCGTCCTGCCCACGTCCGCCGGTGGGAGTTGTTGCCGGTATACGCGGGGTTGGGAAGACCGCACTCCTGCGCAAAGCTGGCGCTGATCTTAGCGGTTCCTTCAGCGACGGGATCTTACATGTCGCGTACGGACCCCACGAAAAAACGCCACATGACGCCATGGCACGGATGCTGGCACAAATGCACTTCCCACAAGATCGCGTCCCATCAGACACTGCAATGCGGGCTGATTGCCTGCGTGCCATGCTCGCCAGAAAACGGGTCGTGATACTTCTCGACAATGTCACCAACCCAGAACAAGTGACGAGCGTATTGCCGACTTCCGGGACAGCATTGGTTCTGGTCGCAACAGACAGGCCAGCGTTATTAGAAGATCTCTACGTTGACGGGGCACTTCCCCTGGACCTGAGACAGTTGGACTCCGACGATGCGGTCGATCTGCTGTTTCAGATTTGCTCCGAATGCCCTATCAAAAAAGACTCGGCGGAAGTGAAAGAGCTCGCGGCGCTATGCGGCTGTCTGCCCTTGGCACTGCGTATCGTCGGGGCACAGTTGGTGATGCGACCGTGGTTGACCGTGTCGGATCTCGTTGAAGAGCTACGTACTTCGGGTTCTCGTACCGAGCGTAAGGTCCTCGCCCAGCTGTCCGCCGCATTCGACCTGGTTTACAGAAATCTGACGAAAACACAGAAGGAAGTGTACAGAGCACTTGGATTATTCCGTGGCTCACATTTCAGCGCAGAGCCCCTTGCCGCCATGCTGAAACGCGATGTGAAGTCCGTCCGGGACGATCTACGCGAACTGCACCTCACTTGTGTAGTGAACTGGCAGCAAGACGAATTGTATTCGATCCATAGGCTTGTTCGACTGCACGCCTGCCGCGTATCCCAGGTCGAGGATTCCAAACGCCGGCGCTCGAGGATGCTTCGGCGAGCAGTTAACTGGTGGCATTTCGGTACGAGAGTATGCGACGTCACACTCTCCGGTACGGAGCGACTGCGCATCACGGAGCCGACAGACATACCCACAATCGACCGAGAGTACGCTTGGTCGTGGTTCAACCGGGAGCAGAGCAACATCGCCGCCATGATCGAAGCCGCCGCCGTGAAAGGGTGGCATCGTCGAGTCTGGCAGCTTTTCGAGGCGTTCTTTCCTTTTCTCGACCTCCGTCGTCCCCTCTCCGTCTGGCTCCAGACCGCCCTCTTGGCGGTCGATGCGGCGAAGCATGACGATCACCGTGCGGCCGAAGCGCGGTGCCGCTGCCTGCTGGCTAAGGTCTACCAAGAGTACGAAAAGTACTCGGATGCCCGTGAAGAACTTGAGAACGCTGCGGCCTTGGCGGCGAATTGTGGCGAACGATTGATCGCTTCTATCCATGATTTTACGGGAAATCTTGCGCTACGGGAGAAGCGGCCCGGCGATGCGCTTGAGCACTTCCTCGCGTCGCTCGAGATCAATATTCGTCTAGGACGGAGGCGCGGCACAGCCATGCAGACCTGGTTCGTCGGCCGCGCCCTTCGGGACTTGGGCAGGCACGACGAAGCGGAGGAACGATTCGCCGCTGCCCATCAAGGAATACTCGACGCCGGATCACCCGACCTCGCACCAAGAGTATTGATCGATATTGCGGTGCTTCGAGCTGATCGCGGCTACGTCAACGAAACCAGAGCCCTTCTCGACCAGGCACAGGAACAGGCGACCAAGTTCGGCAATCTCACCGTTGAAGCCGATGTGGTGATGTTGCGCGCTGAGCTGGCCGGGCGTTGTGGCGATGCAGCCGCCGAATCAGCCTACCGCAATGAAGCTGCACGTCTATTTGAACGCATGGGAAGCCCTCGAGCCGCACATATCCTCGCGAATTTGCGAACGGATACTCACGAAGCTACGCCCTGA
- a CDS encoding NB-ARC domain-containing protein produces MCADEASPVGNSVAGRVHGHVVQTGVVHGGVHLHASQLPVAPPRQWAPPPPHFTNRSAELDELGASLSQVGERGGLITLSGLGGAGKTALALQWLHTIGARFSDGHLYADLTGDVRGPVDPGVVLGGFLRAFGVAGEDLPDGLEQRVGWFRSLLADKKVAILLDNAATAAQVRVLLPPSSQSVVLVTSRRRLGSLLADGARFIHVGPLSTQDGARLLEDTLGPGRIANESEQTEELARLCGGLPIALSVIAARLVTRRRLRVSDVVRALRAEQDRLALLSRDDEVAVEPVFDLSYDALSLQAQGMYRVLGLHPGTEFPLEVAAAATNTPIQHAEDLIDELVEASLVDEVGHDRFRFHDLVRLHARRLAETRESPPAQAQVVLRIAEYYLLAAQATWPVTTGHLRGTDYQCATAPPQVPRFSARLEALEWLDTERASMLATIAAACEHQWWAAAYQLSYALWPLFRFHGHHDDWRRADELAIQAAQALDHAEWEARARRRLAVLEQRVGHHEDAARLLDRCMPLFQSLDDAYGVASIHDARAVLALESGQPQRALEHARRAHEHFTALGHARKIALAELLLGQAHLATGSVDEGLRLMQNGRHALAEFAQQDPFHHARADLVVAQALTTTGDIDAAAPLVDAGSRAMEELRSRPGRALAHRAQADLARARGDLAQARAHFAEAISLFEHLGDATAEVLSRQLDELNRKQDSGPTDPR; encoded by the coding sequence ATGTGTGCCGACGAGGCGTCTCCCGTGGGGAATTCGGTTGCTGGCCGTGTCCACGGTCATGTCGTCCAGACCGGTGTGGTCCACGGTGGGGTTCACCTTCATGCGTCCCAGTTGCCGGTAGCGCCTCCTCGGCAGTGGGCTCCCCCGCCGCCGCACTTCACCAACCGCAGTGCCGAACTCGATGAGCTAGGCGCGTCCCTGAGCCAGGTTGGAGAGCGGGGCGGATTGATCACGTTATCCGGCTTGGGCGGTGCGGGCAAGACCGCTTTGGCGTTGCAATGGCTGCATACGATCGGAGCACGGTTCTCGGACGGGCATCTGTACGCCGACCTCACCGGGGATGTCCGGGGCCCGGTTGATCCTGGTGTAGTGCTGGGTGGGTTCCTGCGTGCGTTCGGGGTCGCCGGCGAAGACCTCCCCGACGGCCTCGAGCAGCGTGTCGGTTGGTTTCGCTCGTTGCTCGCGGACAAGAAGGTCGCGATCCTGCTCGACAACGCGGCCACGGCTGCGCAGGTGCGGGTGCTGCTGCCGCCGTCCTCGCAGAGCGTGGTGCTGGTGACGAGTCGTCGTCGGCTCGGAAGCCTGTTGGCCGATGGGGCCCGCTTCATCCACGTCGGCCCGTTGTCCACACAGGACGGTGCGCGTCTTCTCGAAGACACGCTCGGCCCGGGACGGATCGCGAACGAGTCGGAACAGACCGAGGAGTTGGCCCGTCTGTGTGGTGGTCTGCCGATCGCCCTATCTGTGATCGCGGCGCGTTTGGTGACACGGCGGCGATTACGGGTCAGCGACGTGGTCAGGGCGCTTCGGGCCGAACAGGATCGGCTCGCCCTGTTGTCTCGAGACGATGAAGTGGCGGTAGAGCCCGTGTTCGATCTGTCCTACGACGCACTGAGCCTGCAGGCACAAGGGATGTACCGAGTTCTCGGACTCCATCCCGGTACAGAGTTCCCCCTCGAGGTGGCCGCTGCCGCCACGAACACACCGATACAGCACGCCGAAGACTTGATCGATGAGCTGGTCGAGGCAAGCCTGGTGGACGAGGTAGGCCATGACCGGTTTCGCTTTCACGATTTGGTGCGCCTGCACGCCCGGCGCCTCGCGGAGACCCGTGAATCACCGCCCGCCCAAGCGCAAGTCGTGTTGCGGATCGCGGAGTACTACCTGCTCGCCGCGCAGGCCACCTGGCCGGTCACCACCGGACATTTGCGGGGCACCGACTACCAGTGCGCGACCGCTCCCCCACAGGTTCCACGCTTCTCCGCACGTCTCGAAGCACTGGAGTGGCTGGACACCGAACGGGCCAGCATGCTCGCGACCATCGCCGCCGCCTGCGAGCACCAATGGTGGGCCGCGGCGTACCAGTTGAGTTACGCGCTCTGGCCGCTGTTTCGTTTCCATGGCCACCATGACGACTGGCGTCGAGCCGACGAACTCGCGATCCAGGCCGCCCAAGCACTGGACCATGCCGAATGGGAAGCACGCGCGAGACGTCGGCTGGCCGTGCTCGAACAGCGTGTCGGGCACCACGAAGACGCCGCACGCCTGCTGGACCGATGCATGCCACTGTTCCAGTCCCTCGACGACGCCTACGGCGTCGCCAGCATCCACGACGCTCGCGCCGTACTCGCGCTCGAGAGCGGCCAGCCCCAGCGCGCGCTGGAACATGCCCGGCGAGCCCACGAACACTTCACCGCACTTGGCCATGCACGCAAGATTGCCTTGGCCGAGTTGCTGCTCGGCCAAGCACACCTGGCTACCGGGTCCGTGGACGAAGGACTCCGGCTCATGCAGAACGGACGCCACGCGTTGGCCGAGTTCGCCCAGCAGGACCCGTTCCACCATGCCCGGGCTGACCTCGTCGTCGCTCAAGCATTGACCACCACCGGCGACATCGACGCAGCAGCGCCCTTGGTGGATGCCGGCAGCCGGGCCATGGAGGAGCTGCGGTCGCGACCGGGACGTGCCCTCGCGCACCGCGCCCAGGCTGACCTCGCCCGCGCGCGTGGCGATCTTGCCCAGGCGCGGGCGCATTTCGCCGAGGCGATCAGCTTGTTCGAGCACCTCGGCGATGCCACCGCCGAGGTGCTGTCGCGCCAACTCGACGAGCTCAACCGGAAACAGGACTCCGGTCCCACCGACCCACGGTGA
- a CDS encoding carbohydrate kinase family protein, whose translation MGSKVVVAGTASLAINVGVQDLPVDPGQGPWRPRWLEAGVGGAGGHIATILAGLGDDVELCTVIGSDGPGRLIRDQLREHALDGPTVLEGTSSALAAVLVAPDGQRMVFSHMASVAAIQYPEEVFAEALRGADLAVLTSTEFTRPLLPRAVLRGVPIAVDVNVIADVNEDYYGPWLEVADIVFCSHERLPTTPEKWISQIFRRYPGCLMAAVGRGAQGCLLGLRDGRMVSAEAVAPLGVCNTSSAGDSLFASFLHGWLATGNAVEALPDAVLYAGWRIGHRFPSGVSLSPADLAVLRSRNPVRVTVGRWDRSPVSG comes from the coding sequence ATGGGCAGCAAGGTCGTGGTAGCGGGGACAGCAAGTCTCGCGATCAATGTCGGAGTGCAGGATCTGCCGGTCGATCCGGGCCAGGGGCCGTGGCGTCCCCGATGGTTAGAAGCCGGTGTCGGTGGGGCCGGGGGGCACATTGCAACGATCTTGGCCGGGCTGGGCGACGACGTGGAGCTGTGCACGGTGATCGGTTCCGACGGGCCCGGACGACTGATCCGCGATCAACTCCGTGAGCACGCCCTGGACGGACCGACGGTCCTCGAGGGCACGTCGTCCGCTTTAGCAGCTGTGTTGGTCGCCCCTGATGGCCAGCGGATGGTGTTCTCGCACATGGCCAGCGTCGCAGCGATCCAGTACCCCGAGGAGGTGTTCGCCGAGGCACTGCGCGGGGCTGACCTCGCGGTGTTGACCAGCACTGAGTTCACCCGACCGCTGCTGCCGAGGGCGGTACTGCGTGGCGTGCCGATCGCTGTGGACGTCAATGTGATCGCCGACGTCAACGAGGACTACTACGGACCATGGCTGGAAGTCGCCGACATCGTCTTCTGCAGCCATGAACGCCTTCCCACGACCCCGGAGAAATGGATCTCGCAGATCTTTCGCCGCTATCCGGGTTGTCTGATGGCTGCGGTCGGTCGCGGTGCGCAGGGGTGCCTGTTGGGACTGCGGGACGGAAGGATGGTCAGTGCCGAGGCCGTCGCTCCCTTGGGCGTGTGCAACACCTCTAGCGCTGGCGATTCCCTGTTCGCCTCATTCCTGCATGGCTGGCTGGCGACGGGAAATGCCGTGGAAGCCTTGCCCGACGCGGTGCTCTACGCCGGATGGCGCATCGGGCACCGCTTTCCGTCGGGGGTGTCGCTGAGTCCGGCGGATCTGGCCGTGCTGCGATCCCGCAACCCGGTGCGCGTCACCGTGGGTCGGTGGGACCGGAGTCCTGTTTCCGGTTGA
- a CDS encoding NB-ARC domain-containing protein — protein sequence MDFRICGRVQARLGDAAPQEWRSARVRGLLGALLTSAGKTVLTGTLVDWLWGPDEDPQHPPKSLHNYVSRLRAVLRVMKPPYEVEFVEHGYRIDVDRDRVDYHRARRLLSHGRSALREHDYVHARHLLLESLELAEQPPLLELDTPRAVEFRRSTQNNLVLPVLNTLAESHLGLDEPDAVLALLDELPAEFGLNVTLLKRRLDALWALHRHDEATGHFLDTYRTLRKQGLEEEAADLRAYGQPTSPAVPAPRPPVEDLPHYRCTPQRLPHDRTDLVGRQHLLSTLDEKTDQGRASKLIVLTGTAGIGKTALALRWAHLDRDRYPGGRLYVDLHGFSREPSLDSNTLTRRLLNDFQSPADTLGDSEQQRTRLSRLLAGRHTLLVLDNLADPSQISPLLDLVPDALVLVTSRHHHNHLANDWGAEEIHVPTLTNADATAWLHDTIGTRVGTEREAFESLVSLSAGIPLALRIIGKYAHDRPRTPLTEIVDILRTEHRLLSMGDASDPEHTSLHASFQLSYRNLRGPTQQLFHLLGLHPTAQITLGAATALTDETRATTRTLLDELIQANLLDQEHGRYALHDLLHEFATDTVKTAQTTENQTAARLRLLQ from the coding sequence GTGGACTTCCGAATCTGCGGCCGCGTACAGGCCCGGCTCGGCGATGCAGCGCCACAGGAATGGCGCTCGGCCAGAGTGCGGGGCCTGCTCGGCGCGCTGCTGACCAGCGCGGGCAAGACCGTGCTGACCGGCACACTCGTGGATTGGTTGTGGGGCCCCGATGAGGACCCGCAGCATCCTCCCAAGAGCTTGCACAACTACGTCAGCCGGCTTCGTGCCGTCTTGCGGGTGATGAAGCCGCCGTACGAGGTCGAGTTCGTCGAGCACGGTTACCGCATCGACGTCGACCGTGACCGCGTCGACTACCACCGTGCCCGGCGGCTGTTGTCCCACGGTCGCTCCGCTTTGCGCGAGCACGATTACGTCCACGCCCGCCACCTGTTGCTGGAGTCCCTTGAGCTCGCTGAGCAGCCGCCGCTACTGGAGCTCGACACACCGCGTGCTGTCGAGTTCCGGCGCTCTACCCAGAACAACCTCGTGCTTCCGGTTCTCAACACCCTGGCCGAAAGCCACCTCGGCCTCGACGAGCCGGACGCGGTGCTGGCACTGCTGGATGAGCTGCCAGCTGAGTTCGGCCTGAACGTCACGCTGCTCAAACGCCGCCTGGACGCGCTCTGGGCCCTGCACCGTCACGACGAGGCGACCGGTCACTTCCTCGACACCTACCGGACGCTGCGTAAGCAGGGATTGGAGGAGGAAGCCGCCGATCTGCGCGCCTACGGCCAGCCCACCTCTCCCGCAGTGCCCGCGCCACGCCCTCCGGTCGAGGATCTCCCCCACTACCGCTGCACCCCGCAGCGTCTCCCGCACGACCGGACCGACCTGGTCGGCCGACAGCACCTCTTGTCCACTTTGGACGAAAAAACCGACCAGGGCCGTGCCTCGAAACTCATCGTGCTCACCGGTACCGCGGGGATCGGTAAGACCGCCCTCGCCTTGCGTTGGGCGCACCTCGACCGCGATCGCTACCCCGGCGGTCGGCTGTATGTCGACCTGCACGGCTTCTCCCGCGAACCCAGCCTCGACTCCAACACCCTGACCAGGCGACTGCTCAACGACTTCCAATCACCCGCCGACACACTGGGCGACAGCGAACAGCAGCGAACGCGGCTGTCTCGACTACTGGCCGGACGACATACCCTGCTCGTCCTCGACAACCTCGCGGACCCATCGCAGATCAGCCCGCTACTCGATCTCGTCCCCGACGCCCTGGTGTTGGTGACCAGCCGCCACCACCACAATCACCTCGCGAACGACTGGGGCGCCGAGGAAATCCACGTCCCCACCCTCACCAACGCAGACGCCACAGCATGGCTGCACGACACCATCGGTACCCGGGTCGGAACCGAACGCGAGGCATTCGAGTCCCTAGTGTCCTTGAGCGCCGGCATCCCGTTGGCACTGCGCATCATCGGCAAGTACGCCCATGATCGGCCCCGAACCCCGCTCACCGAGATCGTCGACATCCTGCGCACCGAACACCGACTGCTGTCCATGGGCGATGCCAGCGATCCCGAGCACACCAGCCTGCACGCCAGTTTCCAACTGTCTTACCGAAACCTGCGCGGACCGACACAGCAGCTGTTTCATCTCCTCGGACTACACCCCACAGCACAAATCACGCTCGGAGCTGCCACCGCGCTCACCGACGAAACCCGCGCGACCACCCGCACCCTGCTCGACGAACTGATCCAGGCCAACCTTCTCGACCAAGAACACGGCCGTTACGCGTTGCACGACCTTCTGCACGAATTCGCCACCGACACCGTAAAGACCGCACAGACGACCGAGAACCAGACGGCAGCCCGGCTGCGTCTACTGCAGTGA
- the fmdA gene encoding formamidase has protein sequence MPEVVFPLDSTRSFPDQQLVGHNRYHPDIPAAVHVRPGEQFRMHCREWFDGAIRNDDSADDIREAPISKVHALSGPVAIEGAAPGDLLVVDILDVGPLPQEDSGPLAGQGWGYTGIFAKRNGGSFLVEQFPDAYKAVWDFTGQTATSRHIPEVSFTGITHPGLMATAPSADLLAKWNSREAALIATDPDRVPPLALPPEPDDAILGSLTGADHDRVAAEAARTAPPRENGGNQDIKNLTRGTRVFYPVFVPGANFSVGDLHFSQGDGEITFCGGIEMGGYLDLHVDLIKGGMQTYGVAENAIFLPGNTDPQYSEWLAFSGTSVTLDGEQRYLDSQLAYQRACLHAIDYLSKFGYSPEQAYLLLGAAPVEGRLSGVVDIPNSCATIYLPTAIFDFDVRPSANGPHRIDPGIGAPRSAS, from the coding sequence ATGCCCGAGGTCGTCTTCCCACTCGATTCCACCCGGAGCTTCCCGGACCAGCAGCTCGTCGGCCACAACCGCTACCACCCGGACATCCCCGCCGCGGTCCACGTCCGACCCGGCGAGCAGTTCCGGATGCACTGCCGGGAATGGTTCGACGGTGCCATCCGCAACGACGACTCCGCCGACGACATCCGCGAAGCACCGATATCGAAGGTGCACGCCCTTTCCGGACCGGTCGCGATCGAGGGTGCCGCGCCGGGCGACCTGCTGGTCGTCGACATCCTCGACGTCGGACCACTGCCGCAAGAGGACTCCGGGCCGCTGGCCGGTCAGGGCTGGGGCTACACCGGCATCTTCGCCAAACGCAACGGCGGATCGTTCCTGGTCGAGCAGTTCCCGGACGCGTACAAGGCGGTGTGGGACTTCACCGGCCAGACAGCCACATCACGGCACATCCCGGAGGTTTCGTTCACCGGCATCACCCACCCCGGTCTGATGGCCACCGCGCCGTCGGCGGATCTGCTCGCGAAGTGGAACTCCCGCGAAGCCGCCCTGATCGCGACCGACCCGGACCGCGTACCGCCGCTGGCTCTGCCGCCCGAGCCCGACGACGCGATCCTCGGGTCACTGACGGGAGCCGACCACGACCGGGTCGCCGCCGAAGCCGCCCGCACCGCACCGCCGCGGGAGAACGGCGGCAACCAGGACATCAAGAACCTGACCCGCGGCACCCGGGTCTTCTACCCGGTCTTCGTGCCGGGAGCGAACTTCTCGGTCGGCGACCTGCACTTCTCCCAAGGCGACGGGGAAATCACCTTCTGCGGCGGAATCGAGATGGGCGGCTACCTGGACCTGCACGTCGACCTGATCAAAGGCGGAATGCAGACTTACGGAGTCGCTGAGAACGCGATCTTCCTGCCCGGCAACACCGACCCGCAGTACAGCGAGTGGCTCGCGTTCTCCGGCACGTCCGTGACGCTCGACGGCGAGCAGCGATACCTGGACTCCCAGCTGGCCTACCAACGCGCGTGCCTGCACGCGATCGACTACCTCAGCAAGTTCGGCTACAGCCCCGAACAAGCGTACCTGCTGCTCGGTGCCGCGCCGGTCGAGGGCAGGCTCTCCGGTGTCGTCGACATCCCCAACTCGTGCGCGACGATCTACCTGCCGACCGCCATCTTCGACTTCGACGTGCGCCCCTCGGCGAACGGCCCGCACCGCATAGATCCCGGCATCGGCGCACCCCGCTCGGCATCCTGA